A DNA window from Brachionichthys hirsutus isolate HB-005 chromosome 10, CSIRO-AGI_Bhir_v1, whole genome shotgun sequence contains the following coding sequences:
- the dtx2 gene encoding probable E3 ubiquitin-protein ligase DTX2: protein MGQACDVITSTEVKGHRELENEAHTGSYNNQAHTGNYNNQAHTGNHNNQAHTGNYNNQAHTGSYNNQAHTGNYNNQAHTGSYNNQAHTGSYNNQAHTGSYNNQAHTGSYNNQAHTGSYNNQAHTGNYNNQAHTGSHNNQAHTGNYNNQAHTGSYNNQAHTGSYNNQAHTGNYNNQAHTGSYNNQAHTGNYNNQAHTGSYNNQAHTGNHNNQAHTGSYNNQAHTGNHNNQAHTGNYNNQAHTGNYNNQAHTGNYNNQAHTGNYNNQAHTGNYNNQAASQEDVARQGAADLGPHGYNYVVDLTALAQVNRSSGFRRQVRRQCNLPYPLASAGPPAIPSAPPAPACSCQQCLTHSSTGPMPSRSRHSFSSGSLNRPGLQGPGRAAAPPAALYSPYPRRPLSVGGLSWGSPWPPPPSGGQLTVPLLAGSPSSNGLSVPSIAVQLNGSGSVGSALAGMASILMSAVGLGVHFTSAPLPQQQQLQQAPPPPPPPSVLPPASSSVRRAKRQHRRGSAQRAEEVIQRYVEVVTGAPDGDCIICMDQLSSPSGYETPPTEGGANCILPDTAGKFINCGHTLHLLCMLAMYNNGTKDGSLQCPSCKTIYGEKTGTQPKGKMEIYSIGQSLPGHPDCGAIQIIYSIPPGLQAPEHPNPGHPFTCRGFPRFCFLPDNDKGRKVLELLKVAWMRRLIFIVGTSSTTGEPDTVVWNGIHHKTEMMSNLSGHGYPDPNYLDNVLSELASQGVTEDSLRPQGAPAAARAPPPPGITIRLRHQIESHPKAAPLS, encoded by the exons GCTCACACCGGGAGCTACAACAACCAGGCTCACACCGGGAACTACAACAACCAGGCTCACACCGGGAACCACAACAACCAGGCTCACACCGGGAACTACAACAACCAGGCTCACACCGGGAGCTACAACAACCAGGCTCACACCGGGAACTACAACAACCAGGCTCACACCGGGAGCTACAACAACCAGGCTCACACCGGGAGCTACAACAACCAGGCTCACACCGGGAGCTACAACAACCAGGCTCACACCGGGAGCTACAACAACCAGGCTCACACCGGGAGCTACAACAACCAGGCTCACACCGGGAACTACAACAACCAGGCTCACACCGGGAGCCACAACAACCAGGCTCACACCGGGAACTACAACAACCAGGCTCACACCGGGAGCTACAACAACCAGGCTCACACCGGGAGCTACAACAACCAGGCTCACACCGGGAACTACAACAACCAGGCTCACACCGGGAGCTACAACAACCAGGCTCACACCGGGAACTACAACAACCAGGCTCACACCGGGAGCTACAACAACCAGGCTCACACCGGGAACCACAACAACCAGGCTCACACCGGGAGCTACAACAACCAGGCTCACACCGGGAACCACAACAACCAGGCTCACACCGGGAACTACAACAACCAGGCTCACACCGGGAACTACAACAACCAGGCTCACACCGGGAACTACAACAACCAGGCTCACACCGGGAACTACAACAACCAGGCTCACACCGGGAACTACAACAACCAGGCTGCGTCTCAGGAGGACGTT GCCCGGCAGGGCGCGGCGGACCTGGGCCCCCACGGGTACAACTACGTGGTGGACCTCACGGCTCTGGCCCAGGTGAACCGGTCCAGCGGCTTCCGGCGGCAGGTGCGGCGCCAGTGTAACCTCCCGTACCCCCTGGCCTCCGCCGGCCCCCCAGCGATCCCCtcggcccccccggcccccgccTGCTCCTGCCAGCAGTGTTTGACCCACAGCAGCACCGGACCCATGCCCAGCCGGTCCCGGCACTCCTTCTCATCGGGCAGCCTGAACCGGCCCGGCCTGCAGGGGCCGGGGAGGGCGGCGGCCCCCCCCGCGGCCCTCTACTCACCGTATCCCAGGAGGCCCCTCTCTGTGGGGGGGCTGTCCTGGGGCAGCCCCTGGCCCCCCCCGCCCTCCGGTGGTCAGCTGACGGTGCCGCTCCTGGCCGGTTCTCCCAGCAGCAACGGGTTGAG CGTTCCCTCCATCGCCGTCCAGCTGAACGGCTCCGGCAGCGTCGGCTCCGCCCTGGCAG GCATGGCCTCCATTTTGATGTCAGCGGTGGGACTCGGCGTGCACTTCAcctccgcccccctccctcagcagcagcagctccagcaggctcctcctcctcctcctcctccctccgtcCTCCCCCCAGCCAGCAGTTCAGTTAGGAGAGCAAAGAGGCAGCACAGGAGAG GCTCCGCCCAGAGAGCCGAGGAGGTGATCCAGCGCTACGTGGAGGTGGTGACCGGAGCGCCGGATGGG gactgtATTATCTGCATGGATCAGCTGTCCAGTCCTTCGGGCTATGAGACTCCTCCCACAGAGGGCGGGGCTAACTGCATCCTTCCAGACACTGCAGGGAAGTTCATCAACTGTGGCCACACCCTCCACCTGCTCTGCATGCTAGCGATGTACAACAACGGAACCAAG GACGGCAGCCTGCAGTGTCCTTCCTGTAAGACCATATATGGGGAGAAGACCGGCACCCAGCCCAAAGGGAAGATGGAGATCTACAGCATTGGCCAGTCGCTGCCGGGACACCCCGACTGTGGCGCCATCCAGATCATCTACAGCATCCCGCCGGGCTTACAG GCTCCGGAGCATCCCAACCCGGGACACCCGTTCACCTGCCGGGGCTTCCCTCGCTTCTGCTTCCTGCCGGACAACGACAAGGGCAGGAAG gtgctggagctgctgaaggtgGCGTGGATGCGGCGTCTCATCTTCATCGTCGGGACGTCCAGCACCACCGGGGAGCCCGACACCGTGGTGTGGAACGGCATCCACCACAAAACGGAGATGATGTCCAACCTGTCGGGACACGGATACCCCGACCCCAACTACCTGGACAATGTCCTGTCTGAGCTGGCCTCGCAGGGCGTCACAGAGGACAGTCTCAGGCCCCAGGGGGCGCCGGCGGCAGCTAGGGCACCGCCTCCTCCGGGAATCACAATCCGTCTGAGGCATCAAATAGAATCCCACCCCAAGGCGGCTCCTCTTTCATGA